From the genome of Aspergillus fumigatus Af293 chromosome 1, whole genome shotgun sequence, one region includes:
- a CDS encoding TFIIB-type zinc finger domain-containing protein: MEYTTRGVCGQDGCRETRYYLDNGLWFCRRGHQQEGLQVEEDPEDFGTQGKTSRVKKAVAEKGHKTYRGRQAYTLFLQVYQLILWKQCHALVQGRGFPAELEVVVRDLWALRLESLSERLRDPAEDDREPELFSSQPATTLDEPEGAFKLSGRAAQWPRLIDTIGLCYLGCLLMRLPVTIGEFHRMLMREDFPFIRILRLIPREMRDKLPQEYIALLETTRLIKAEHLHKATLELSLLYHHKFGVQFPSLNTPAVLYRYIKRLALPVDVYPAVKRLQSLVGFRFEFPTTVPGRSRPLHLPEVQLITLIVISTKLFFPFDDIKRYPVSTREPSAQVLDWKLWGQVQRHFDRRETAGGRIGKGNEILVTEKDVFDMTPAQLDEYMDWYETSWLDHSRVSNPLAEFFPVGPMGSDGQTVSDPTEGDDEAMHAMLETVTSQLRPRKAISDPKANVARPGTSYPRYRTESELPEMARSFYEIAAKVAGVSLSTLVRAVSQTETKISRWLDDKRRIEHHGDPTEMDVTDEAGTEDLEAMEDEDMSGLSDES; this comes from the exons ATGGAGTACACCACCCGAGGGGTCTGTGGGCAGGACGGGTGCCGTGAGACTCGATATTATCTAGACAACGGTCTCTGGTTTTGCAGGCGGGGTCATCAGCAGGAG GGTTTACAAGTGGAGGAAGATCCCGAGGATTTCGGCACTCAGGGCAAGACTAGTCGTGTAAAGAAGGCTGTGGCTGAAAAGGGCCATAAGA CGTATCGTGGTCGACAAGCATACACGCTTTTTTTGCAGGTTTATCAATTGATTCTGTGGAAACAATGCCACGCCTTGGTTCAAGGTCGAGGTTTTCCAGCGGAGCTTGAG GTCGTGGTCCGAGATCTTTGGGCTCTTCGTTTGGAAAGCCTGTCGGAGCGACTTCGCGACCCTGCTGAAGATGATAGAGAACCAGAACTCTTTAGTTCCCAGCCTGCCACGACGCTTGATGAGCCCGAGGGAGCATTCAAACTCAGTGGGAGAGCGGCTCAATGGCCCAGACTAATTGACACAATCGGGCTGTGTTATTTGGGCTGCCTGCTGATGAGGCTCCCAGTCACCATTGGAGAATTTCATCG GATGCTTATGCGAGAAGATTTTCCTTTCATCAGGATCCTGAGATTAATCCCACGGGAGATGAGGGATAAATTACCCCAGGAGTACATCGCTCTTTTGGAGACTACT AGATTAATAAAGGCTGAGCATCTTCACAAAGCGACCCTGGAGCTATCGCTCTTGTATCACCATAAGTTTGGTGTTCAATTCCCGTCATTGAACACACCGGCCGTGTTATATCGCTATATCAAACGTCTCGCGCTCCCAG TCGATGTATATCCCGCTGTTAAAAGGCTACAAAGTCTCGTGGGCTTCAGATTTGAGTTTCCAACGACCGTCCCCGGTAGAAGTCGGCCACTTCACTTGCCTGAAGTGCAGCTTATCACGCTTATTGTCATTTCTACAAAGTTATTCTTTCCATTTGACGACATCAAGAGGTATCCCGTATCCACACGGGAACCCAGCGCACAGGTGCTTGACTGGAAGCTTTGGGGACAAGTTCAAAGGCACTTCGACAGACGAGAAACGGCTGGGGGCAGGATCGGAAAGGGGAATGAGATACTCGTCACTGAGAAAGACGTCTTCGACATGACTCCGGCCCAATTAGATGAATACATGGACTGGTATGAGACTAGTTGGCTCGATCACAGCAGAG TGTCGAACCCGTTAGCAGAGTTCTTCCCGGTTGGTCCGATGGGCTCGGACGGCCAGACTGTTAGCGACCCCACAGAAGGGGATGATGAAGCTATGCATGCAATGCTGGAAACAGTCACTAGCCAACTGAGACCAAGAAAAGCTATTTCTGATCCTAAGGCCAACGTGGCTCGCCCGGGGACATCGTATCCACGTTACCGAACCGAGTCCGAACTGCCAGAGATGGCAAGGTCCTTTTACGAGATCGCTGCTAAAGTAGCAGGTGTGTCTTTGTCTACACTCGTTAGAGCTGTGTCTCAGACTGAGACCAAAATCTCTCGGTGGTTGGACGATAAGAGGAGGATTGAGCACCATGGAGATCCTACGGAAATGGACGTGACTGATGAAGCGGGCACAGAAGATTTGGAAGccatggaggatgaggatatgtCTGGTTTGAGCGACGAGTCCTAA